GCAACCCATCGGCGCATTTCGTCAGAGGGTGCTATCTGCTGGGCTTTCTTGTAGAGCGCGGCGGCCTGGTCAATATTTCCGTCAGCATAAAGATTATCCGCTTCCTGAATGATTTTCTGCGCGTCATACCTTGTGCCTATCCCGAAATCCTCCGGCCCTCGTATTACGGTGTCGGGCGGAAGTTTTACCCTGCTTAACTGCTGGAGTCTCTGCCGTGCGCGGTCTGTCGGCCAAACGTTAATGCTTTCGGTGAAACGCTTGAGGGCTTCCTGATTCTGATTGCGCCTCATGAGGTCGTCCCCCTCGCGGTTTAATGCGTTGGCTTGTCTTTCGCGGCGGGAAATTACGCTCTGCAATTCCTCTATGTGCTGACGGAGTGTAGCGTCGGGGTTGCTTCTTACGCTGGCGACATAGTTATTCATGGCCTCCTGAAGTTTTCCCTCGCGTTCGCGTGCGCTTCCTTCACCGGCGTAGCGGTCTGCATCGGCTATAAGTGTCAGCCTGTTTCGGATTCTCTCCATTCGGTCAAGAACTGCATCGCTTGACATGACTGCGATACTTTTTGCGTAATACTCTAATGCGTCCTCGTACATGTTTTCATTGTCATATGCGCTTGCGGTGTCCCTGAGCCAGTTTGCTTCCTGCTGTAATTTCCGCTGTCGGTCTACTTTTTCTTCTGCTGACTTTATTATTCTCGCGCCGTCATCAACAGGCCATATCACCTGCGCGATTCGCAGATTCTTCAATGCATCGTCAAATCTCCCGGCTTTGTCGAAATTTACAGCGTCCTCACGGAGTTTCTGCGCCTTGTTGTAGCGGGCAAAATTTGCGGATATCGCCCGGAGTCCGTCAGCAATCTCAGTATCCCGCGGGGAAAGCTCCACCGCTCTGCGTGCTGTGTCTACTGCCTCTGCGTAATTCCCGGACTCCCATAAGCCTTGTGCTGTCTTCCAGTTCTGCCACGCTTCCCGCTCCATCGATGACTCCTCGTATGTCGAAACAGGAAGATTAATGCTCACTATGCTGTCCCCTGCGCCGAGCCTGACTCCCTGAGCGTTGAAGGCTGTTACTGTGATTTCGCTTGCGCCGATACTGCCGCGCCGTATGAGTATGTCTTCATTGTCCTGGCTGATTATCGCCGTAGCCGCGTCAGAGTTCCACGTGAAAGAATGCTTGCCGCTGAAACTGGGATTGAGGGAAGCGCGGAGCCTCACGGGAGTATTTGCCATAAGCACATCAGGACTCAGGGCGTAATCAGACCTGCTTGACGAGTCCCACAGCGTAACGGGGTTTTCGACAACAACCGCAATGTCAATCACAAACTCTTTAGGGGCTACCAGTTTTTCAGATGACGAAATAATATCGCCGTTCCTGTCGGCAAACTCAGCTATGACTCTCACCGGCTCAGTGTCAAGAGGTGTGAAGGCACACTCACGCCCCCCCGCCCTGACAGAGAAACGCGCAGGAGTCTTTCCTGATGTAGGGACTACTGACCATATTACAGAGCCGCCCGGGGGAATCTGGGAGGCCTCGACAGAAAGAACTGCCTGCTCTCCCACATGAGCCTCTCCGTTCATGTTTAAGGACGGGGAAGCCGCAAATGATGAGCCTGCAAATACCAGCATAAACAAAACTGTACATGCAGGGAAAAATTTTACGCGCATGAATCTTTTTCCTCCTTCTGTGAAATAAAGCGTGTGAAAGTTTATGTGTATATCGTGATTGTAATTATACATTGAAATATCCTGAACACATTACAGTGTTTCGCAGTCTCTCAGGCAGAGCGGCCAAAACAGAATATAATATACTCAATCACACAAACAACAAACAATCCATTTCAGGAGGGAAAAAATCCATGAGGGGAAATTATGCGCTTCTTTTCCTCGTATTGTGGCCTATGGCAGGGGGGATTTTGTCGTATTACGCCGGGAAAAAGAGCAGGCTTGTACGTGATATTGCGGCTGATATTGTCTGCGTGATAGAGCTTGCCGCTGTCCTGATGTTGTCCGGGAGTCTGGGAAGTGAGCTGATTATTCCGGGTGTCTGCGGGCTGGGAATGAAGCTGAAACTTGACGGATTCAGGCTCATTTATGCCGTGATTATCGCGTTCATGTGGGCGGCGACAACAATATTTTCCCGCGAATATTTGCGCCATCATCATAACCGTAACCGCTATTACCTGTATGTATTGCTGACTCTCGGCTCAATCATGGGAGTGTTTATTTCCGGGGACTTGTTCACTACATTCATGTTTTTCGAGATGATGTCGCTTTTCTCGTACATTATGGTCGTTCAGGACGAAACGCCTGACGCACAGAGAGCCGCGCAGACATACTTAGCCATTGCGATAATCGGGGGGCTTGTTACTCTTACGGGATTAATCCTGCTGTATAACTATACCGGGACTCTTGACATTGACGCGCTCGCAAAGTTCACGCTTCAGGACAAATCACCGCTGTATGTTCCCGGCTTCCTTGTGTTTGTCGGGTTCGCCGCAAAGGCCGCTATATTCCCGTCTCACATATGGCTGCCGACCGCCCACACCGCCGCCCCGGCTCCGTCAAGCGCATTGTTGTCGGGACTCCTCACAAAGTCCGGGCTTTTCGGGATAATCGTGCTGTCGTCAGGACTCTTCATGCACGACTCACGCTGGGGCTTCATGCTCTTGATTCTCGCCGTCATCACTATGGTACTAGGGGCAGTGCTTGCTGTCTTCTCCGTCAACATAAAGAGGACTCTCGCGTGTTCGTCAATGTCTCAGCTTGGATTCATTCTCACGGGAATCGCTATGCAGTGCTTTCTTGGACGTGAAAATGATTTGGCCGTACGCGGAACAATTCTGTACATGGTCGGGCATTCGCTGATTAAACTGGTATTATTCCTCTGCGCGGGAGTCGTACACATGAACACGCACAAATTAAACCTCAACGACATTCGCGGATTCGGGCGTGGAAAGAAAGTTTTGATGTTCGCGTTTGTGATGGGCGGACTCGGCTTGATGGGCTTCCCGCTGATTAACGGGTACTTAGGGAAGACTCTAATCCATGAGGCGATCGTTGAGCATTTGCACACGTTATCACACGGAGCGGGGACTCTCCCGTTCATGACGGCGGGCGCGGAAAAATTCATGTTCTCTGTGTGTGAATGGCTGTTCCTGATTTCCGGCGGTCTCACTACTGCTTACGTGATGAAATTGTTCGTGGCTCTGTTTGTCGCAAAACCCGCTGAAGGAATGCACGAGAAAGAAATATATATCTCATGGCCGAACGCGATAATATTAACCCTGTCGGCATTAATTCTCCCCGCTATAGGAATATTCACGTCAGAAATCGGCGACAGTATAGCGTTCCTAGGC
The Synergistaceae bacterium genome window above contains:
- a CDS encoding tetratricopeptide repeat protein, with the protein product MRVKFFPACTVLFMLVFAGSSFAASPSLNMNGEAHVGEQAVLSVEASQIPPGGSVIWSVVPTSGKTPARFSVRAGGRECAFTPLDTEPVRVIAEFADRNGDIISSSEKLVAPKEFVIDIAVVVENPVTLWDSSSRSDYALSPDVLMANTPVRLRASLNPSFSGKHSFTWNSDAATAIISQDNEDILIRRGSIGASEITVTAFNAQGVRLGAGDSIVSINLPVSTYEESSMEREAWQNWKTAQGLWESGNYAEAVDTARRAVELSPRDTEIADGLRAISANFARYNKAQKLREDAVNFDKAGRFDDALKNLRIAQVIWPVDDGARIIKSAEEKVDRQRKLQQEANWLRDTASAYDNENMYEDALEYYAKSIAVMSSDAVLDRMERIRNRLTLIADADRYAGEGSAREREGKLQEAMNNYVASVRSNPDATLRQHIEELQSVISRRERQANALNREGDDLMRRNQNQEALKRFTESINVWPTDRARQRLQQLSRVKLPPDTVIRGPEDFGIGTRYDAQKIIQEADNLYADGNIDQAAALYKKAQQIAPSDEMRRWVARLDAVLKERDAVNAANRQISEANALFRAGKTKEALELYRDSLKTHKNAEIESFLRRQATSK